The nucleotide sequence TGAACTTGGGATTCACTAACTCTAGATGACCACCATTCCATTCACATTTATAGCTTAGTTGGAGAGCAAAAATTCCCCAACCCTGAAAAAGAATTTCACGGTTCAGCCCTGACTTTGCCGCAACATTTTTTCCTGGAGTTTCGAGAGTTCCCTTTGCTGACTTTGACATGTTTTTAATCTTTAAGTCCTCAAGAGTAACATAGCTGTGATTCTTAGCTATATAGCTTGATGCCTTATGTAGAAAATCATGTCTTATGCTAGCTATTTTTGAATGTAGTTTTCTAATTTTATTATTCACTTTCTTCCAACTTTGGGAGAATTTCTTTTTAAGTCTCAACCTTTTTTGCAAAACTTTGATTCTCTCTCTAAGTATGTGACAATTTTTTGGAAGGGTAAATTTTAAATTTCTCAAACAGTCATCTCTTGAACTTAAAACCAACGTCTCTGAAATTCCCCGGTCGATACCAACTGTAGGAAGATTGTTATATGGTATTTCAAGGTGTTTTTCACTGCAAAAAGCAATATACCAGCCATCAACCTCTTTTTTAATAGTCGCATTTTTGATTTTGCCTTCAATTTTTCGACTTAATCTAAATGCGACTTCTCCGATTTTAGGAAGCTTAACAAAAGCTTTCTTTCGAGTTACTTTTCTCACAGAGAATTGTTTAGCGTCTGGAAAACGAAAACTATCACCAATTCCCTTTTTCTTGTATTTTGGAAATCCAAAACCGGATCTCCAAAATGACTTAAAGGCCTTATCTAAATCTTTTAAAGACTGTTGAAGAATTTGTGCCGGAGAATCTTTGATCCACTCAAATCCCTCACACGATTTTAGGTCCTTTAACTCATTTGCCTGATCATAGTAGTTAATTGAGCTTCTATATTGAGTCCATGAAAGAATTCTATGCTCAAGGCAAAGGTTATAGAGAAACCGACAGGTTCCGGCCCATGAGGAAAATATCTCAATTTGACTCTCACTAGGATTTAACTTGAATTTATAGGCCAGATTAATCTTTTCCATACAGACTTAGAATATCACTTCTTGACCTATTGGCCAAGAGAAATTAATTATTAGTCTATGAGTAATTTAAATTCAAATAAATCAATCAAAGAACGTACAAATCCAAAGATCAGACATGGCAGACACTGCACCTTTCTGCTTCATGCACACTTAGTCTTTGTAACAAAATATAGGCGAGTTTGCTTTACATCGCGAGTATTAGATCACCTCAAAGAAGTTTTTAATTCCGTATGCTCTGATTTTGAAGCGGAGTTGGTTGAATTTGAAGGAGAAGGCGATCACGTTCATCTTCTGGTAAATTACCCGCCAAAAGTGACGCTTTCAAAACTTGTGGGATCTTTAAAGGGGGTTTCATCAAGATATATTCGAGAATCAAATTATCCTGAAATTAGAAAAAAACTATGGGGAAATGCTCTTTGGTCACCTAGTTATTTTGCAGGAAGTTGTGGAGGGGCGCCACTGGAAGTCATCAAGCAATATATAGAGCAGCAAGACAGACCTCATTAACCTCGCCAGTGGGCATTTGCTTATATCTCCGCACTAAAGTACCGAGTTTTACGCAAATTTTTGATAAAAAATTTAGAAAAAGCGATGAAAAGGATCTCACTAAAAATAAGGCATTTATCATGAGTGATTCTAGTGTTTTTGATTTCTATAACAAAAAACACATTGAGAACAGGCCGCTTCATTATGATGATATGCCGACATTTGAAGAAATCTTGAACTCAATAAAAAAAGTAAGTAATAAGCTTTAACGATTGCGAGGGATGTTTGGAAATATTATCAATTGATACTTCAGTTTTCTTCAAAGATAATTTTAACGTTGGTTCAACAAAGTATCTCAAATTACTTCAGCTAGCAAGACATCATCATATTAAGTTACTAATCCCTGACATAGTTCAAAAGGAAGTACATGGTCATTTGAAGAATAAAATACACTCAGCAATAAATGATCTGAATAAATTTTCTCAATCAGCTAGTATTTTAAAAAATCTTGATAATGACTTCAGTTATTTTTTTAAAAAGTACAACGAAGAGGAACTATTTCAAAAAATTAAGGAATTTTTCAATTTTTTTATTGAGCAAATGAGCGCCGAGACAATAGATACTTCTAACATTTGCTCATCTGAAATAATTAATAATTATTTTGAAGGCAAACCACCATTCAAAAATTCAAATAAAATCAAAACAACTAGCAATGACAAACGATTTGAATTCCCTGATGCCATTATTCTTAGTTCTCTAGAACAATGGGCAAATAATAATGACAGTATTGTAAACCTGATTTCTGTAGATAGCGGATGGGAAGAATTCGCAAGTAATAAAAATTGCTTTACCTGCTTCAAAACTGTTGAACAGTTTATTGAAAACAGTCTTGATAGAATAAACATAGTTCCTAGTATTGTAAAATCTCTTTTGGATCAAAAGGATCAAGATGTTTGTAAACGTATAGTAGAAGACATTTCTTTTAATTATCACTTTTTCTGTATCAATTATGATGCGGAAGTCATTGATACTCACAGTTTCAAAATTACTAATCTGGACCTTTCAACAGTAGATTTTGAAATAGGCGACAATGTAGGAGTAGCTATATTTAGTGGAACGCTATCGTTTAAAGCAGAAGTTGAATATGGAGACCCCGATTCGATGTTTAGAGACCCAGATGATAGGGAACTGTATTATAGACAAAAAATAACCCAAACACTAACAAGAGAAACTCCAATTGAGGGAGAAGTGAATTTTTATTTGGATGATAATCTTAATGATTGTACCATTGATAGTGTTACAGTAAGTAAACCTACAGATTCAATCCAAATAAATTTGGAAGAAGATTACTTTTAATTTTCCCTATACTCAGCCATATCCCCGTCTCTTTAAAGGCCTTGAAACGCAAATATGGGCTTCGTTTTTCTTAAGATTTTTTAAAATTCAGTGAAAGTAGGGGATTATCTTCGATTTTCTCTTCGCGAACCAAATAACCCTTGGTCGTGTTGATATTTGAATGCCCTGAGACTTCAGCAACAGATTCAATCCGATGACCATTTTCTAGAAGATTCGAAATCACCCCTCGTCTAAATGAATGAAGAGTTTTATCAATATCCATCCCTAAACTCATCAAAGTTTTTTTGAGCATTGCATGGACTGAATGACGACGAATAGGGGAGGCAATATTTTTTTGAACGGCCGTGAAAATATAATCATCTTCAATTTTTTCACGTCTTCTCATTAATTCTTTTAAAACACTCCAAAGCTTTGGATGAATGGGTATTTTTCTAATCTTTGATCCTTTGCCGTGAATTAAAACAACTCTAACATCGTTTTTTTCTCGTATATCAGACACGCGAACATTAATGGCCTCGCTTATTCGGCATCCCGTATAAGATAAAAAGGTGAGTATGGCCTTATTATTAAGAGATTGAATGGTTTTACCATCATAAAATTCACAAATTTGATCAATTTCAGCGTCACTAAGGCCCGTTTTATCACGAATTGCAATGGCCTTTGGCCTATCAACGCCAAGTACAGGGTTTTCACTCATAAGTTTAGCGTTCACAAGCTTATTAAAAAGTGAGCTTAAAGATGATAATTTTCTGTGAATGGTGTTTGGGGCATAGACTCCATCTAGTGAATCTCTATAGTCAATTATATGTCCCATATTAATTTCATGAGGGCCCTTGAGACGAATTCCTTGGAGGTTTAAAAAGGCCGCAAAATCGTAAAAATCAGTCGTATAGGCCATGCGCGTATTGTCTGATAGAAAGTTTTTTAAAAAATGAGATATCGTAGTTTCTAGATCAGCTTTTTGCTTTACGTTTTCTAAATTTTTTGAATCTAAAATGATCAAATCATCCATTAACATTGACCTTCGTTCGTTTTTTACAATTTTAGCACAAGCATTTTTAAAGGCCAAGAGCGAACATAACGTTCTTTATGTTCGCTCTTTTTTATGAAAAAATTGGGAAATATTGACTGAACATAAGTGTTTTTATGTTAACTAATTTGAGCGAAAAAAAGTTGATTACGCGACTTTGACCATTAATTCACAACCATTTTCTATTTTCCTGAACTGGCAATTTGAATGGCCCTTAGATCGCTTTGTTTGATTTCTTTAAAAAGACAGGCCCTAAGATATTTATTAAGAAGAGTTTGATACTTTTCCCCATCAATGGCCGCTTGACGCTTCAACTCTTCAAGTATGTCTAAATCAATAGATGTAGTAATCCTAACTTTTACATCTTTTGTTTTAATTTCATTGTCAGGCAATAATCCATCTTTTTTAAATTTTTTTTCAGCTTTTTTACTAAGTTTAATCTTCTTTGCCATGAAATCTCTCCCACTCATCCATTAAAATTTTTATACGTTCCTCAGTGAGGAAATTTTGGATAAGTTTGAAGTCTTTTTTGCTAATTCCTTCGAGATCGATGACCTCAAAATTTTGCAAATCAATTTTTAAAAACCCTTTATAATTACTCTTCTTAGGGAAGTATATATGACAATGCGGAGGATTGTGATCTCTAGAAAATACGTAAACTTCAAAATGATCATGCCAAAATACTTTTCCCATTTTCTAGTATTATAGCACAGAATATGTTATATGCAATATATATGTATATTATGAACATTTTCAATAATATCAATAATCTATGAGTTATATTGACGTCCTCCCCTCACTAAAGATAAGGGGATTCCTAAAGTGCTAATGCACCGTAGGGGTTACTGCTTCAACGGTCTGGCCAATGCCAACTCCTCCACAGTCTCTTTGGGTGCGCCCCACCCTGTTAATATTTTTTGCTGCATTTAAATCTGCATCTTCTTTGTGCCCACAATTCAAACACTCAAAATGTTTGTTCTTGCGGTTCATCTTATTGTTGTACAGACATTCACTGCATCTCGTACTTGTGAACTTGGGATTCACTAACTCTAGATGACCACCATTCCATTCACATTTATAGCTTAGTTGGAGAGCAAAAATTCCCCAACCCTGAAAAAGAATTTCACGGTTCAGCCCTGACTTTGCCGCAACATTTTTTCCTGGAGTTTCGAGAGTTCCCTTTGCTGACTTTGACATGTTTTTAATCTTTAAGTCCTCAAGAGTAACATAGCTGTGATTCTTAGCTATATAGCTTGATGCCTTATGTAGAAAATCATGTCTTATGCTAGCTATTTTTGAATGTAGTTTTCTAATTTTATTATTCACTTTCTTCCAACTTTGGGAGAATTTCTTTTTAAGTCTCAACCTTTTTTGCAAAACTTTGATTCTCTCTCTAAGTATGTGACAATTTTTTGGAAGGGTAAATTTTAAATTTCTCAAACAGTCATCTCTTGAACTTAAAACCAACGTCTCTGAAATTCCCCGGTCGATACCAACTGTAGGAAGATTGTTATATGGTATTTCAAGGTGTTTTTCACTGCAAAAAGCAATATACCAGCCATCAACCTCTTTTTTAATAGTCGCATTTTTGATTTTGCCTTCAATTTTTCGACTTAATCTAAATGCGACTTCTCCGATTTTAGGAAGCTTAACAAAAGCTTTCTTTCGAGTTACTTTTCTCACAGAGAATTGTTTAGCGTCTGGAAAACGAAAACTATCACCAATTCCCTTTTTCTTGTATTTTGGAAATCCAAAACCGGATCTCCAAAATGACTTAAAGGCCTTATCTAAATCTTTTAAAGACTGTTGAAGAATTTGTGCCGGAGAATCTTTGATCCACTCAAATCCCTCACACGATTTTAGGTCCTTTAACTCATTTGCCTGATCATAGTAGTTAATTGAGCTTCTATATTGAGTCCATGAAAGAATTCTATGCTCAAGGCAAAGGTTATAGAGAAACCGACAGGTTCCGGCCCATGAGGAAAATATCTCAATTTGACTCTCACTAGGATTTAACTTGAATTTATAGGCCAGATTAATCTTTTCCATACAGACTTAGAATATCACTTCTTGACCTATTGGCCAAGAGAAATTAATTATTAGTCTATGAGTAATTTAAATTCAAATAAATCAATCAAAGAACGTACAAATCCAAAGATCAGACATGGCAGACACTGCACCTTTCTGCTTCATGCACACTTAGTCTTTGTAACAAAATATAGGCGAGTTTGCTTTACATCGCGAGTATTAGATCACCTCAAAGAAGTTTTTAATTCCGTATGCTCTGATTTTGAAGCGGAGTTGGTTGAATTTGAAGGAGAAGGCGATCACGTTCATCTTCTGGTAAATTACCCGCCAAAAGTGACGCTTTCAAAACTTGTGGGATCTTTAAAGGGGGTTTCATCAAGATATATTCGAGAATCAAATTATCCTGAAATTAGAAAAAAACTATGGGGAAATGCTCTTTGGTCACCTAGTTATTTTGCAGGAAGTTGTGGAGGGGCGCCACTGGAAGTCATCAAGCAATATATAGAGCAGCAAGACAGACCTCATTAACCTCGCCAGTGGGCATTTGCTTATATCTCCGCACTAAAGTACCGAGTTTTACGCAAATTTTTGATAAATAATATATCTCATAGAGGGTATTTTTTCCGTTTTCGCGTTCGTTTCGGGAGCGCAGTTTACAGCAGTTTTTATATTGCGTCTTTTTGGCGCAGAAATTTCTCCCGAGAACGCTCAATTTTTTTAATTTCTTTACTCTTTTTAAAGTCCCCATTAGGAAATAACAAATCTTGGGGATGTGCACCAAGGGCCGCTGCAATTTTTGTGGCCGACTTTACTGTTAGCTCTACACGGTCATTTTCAATGGCGCTAAGATTATTCATCTTAATACCTGTTATCTTTTCAAGATCTTTTAAAGTCATGCCAAAACCTTTTCTATAGGCCCTAACGATTTCACCAGACGTTGTATCTTCTGGTACAAGCAGATCTAAAATATCTTTCATTTTTTACTCCTTCCCATAATTATGGTCTGGGGTGATTCTCACAACTTCTACAATGATCTCATAATTGATAATTCTATAGATAATCCTGCCACTGCTACTAAAACAAGAAGACCTATACCCTTTCCACTGCTTGTCCAGTTTATGGTCATCATAGACAGGAATTTCTCTAATTTTTTCTGGCCCAAACTGTTCAATACGATTTCTCCAAACCTTAATTATCTTAATGTCCTCAATGGTGATATTCCCTCTTTTGAAGTCATTTTTGAGCTTATTTTCCACGTCCTTTGTAAATCGTACTTTCCATGACATTCCTTGTCCTTCATTAAGGTTATAATAAACCATAAGTTATTATATATTATAACTTATAATTAAATATAACTCAACACGTATATATTATGCAAATCGCTGAAAAGAGACGATATTTCACCTATACCAAGACTAGGACATGCCTCGAATGTGGCCATTTCAGCTAAATATGAGGTCCATTTTTTGATTCGCTTTTAGAATCTTGTAGAAATAACACTTTAATACTTTGACAACAACTCTGTAGACAGTACAAATACATTAATAGCCTCACAATATCTTTTTTCAGCGAAGAGAATTTGGGAAAAGAGAAATAGTTGGCCTATGTATCATTTTGCAGAAGTCGCACTTTTTTCTGAATATTCTAGTGCTCTCTGGATTGCCACATTGGCAAAATAGTATTCTTCGAGTGACAAAAATAGTTCTGCCATTTCTTCTAATATATTTGATTTCTGTTCTAATGAAATATCATCGAGAATCTTATTTTCAAGACATCTGAGTTTCTTGCGTGCAAATGACTCAGAAGAATAAATTTTCTTCTTCCCGCACTTCATAAAAGAGTGTATTGATTTCATAGCACTATTATAAGGTGTTTTTGTCCATTTTTCTAACTTCCTGGTATTAGATTTGAACTCATTTCAATAGTGATATTTTGCAAATACCTAGTGGCAATTTTTTGTGTTTTCTGACAAAAAGAGTGAATGAAAAATAAAATAATTAATGATTATATCAATCACTTCGAAGTTCCTATAGAGCGGCAATACACTGTCTGTGATGAATGTCGTATACGGTTTCACATTTCTATGGGAGATATTATTGGAGAAAATATTTACTGTTCAAAATGTTTAGATTTCATGTTTAAATTTAAAAGATAGGAAATATAAATATTCATACTAAAAAAATGATTACACCCTCGCTGAACAACTCCAAGAAGGCCATGCCATTTTACAGTAACGCTGTATAACTGTTTTTGTCTTGTGACTTTTTAGGCCGATTGCGAGTGTTGCTTTGAGATGAAAATCCCTTTTAAGCGATTACTTGGAAGTATTTCCAGAATCTTTTCAAGTGTTTCAATTCCGGTATTCGCCATGGCCTTTTCAATGCTCTTGTATGTGCTTAATCCAATACCAAGAATTTCTGCAAATTCTTCTTGTGAATTTCCGGCCTTCGAGCGCTCAAGAACTAATGTAATTGCAAGTTTCTCTTTAAGAGAAAGTTTGAGATGATTCATCATGTAATTATAATTTTGATAAGCTCCATCAACTTCATATCCAATAATATCATCTGTACCTTTTTGAACAAATGCTAATATATCCTCATTTTCTGTTTCTCTTCCTCTGTTAGGGACACCAGTTTTAAAGTAAAAATAAAGTAAGTTTGTCTTTGAGTTAAAATCTATCTTCATAGTTTACCTCTTTTTTTAATGGGTGATTTGTAAAGCGTCTCACCTTTTTTTAATTTCTCTGTTTCATAAGCTGTTACCATGTTTCCTTCTCCAGGAGCTAATACTTCGACTACTACGCAGAAAAATACTCTAACTCCAAATTCATCAAAGTACTCAAAGGAGTAAAACAAGCACGCCTTACTACTATGCCTACTTGCACGCACCTCTAACGGTTTCTGAAGTGCCAACTCAATCTTTTCAGTAGTGACTTCTGGATGACCTTCCAGGGCATGTTTTAAAGCCTGCACTGAGACATGAACAGTTAGTCCTCCAGGTGTCTTGAATCTTCCGATGATTTCGTTCATATCGCACAGTACCACATATTTTATCCATGGTCAATATATTAACTGTATCTTATATCTAGACTAAAATATGTCAAAGGATTGTTTTTTCGGCTACACAAGAACTAGGGTAGACCTCCAAATGATCATCATAGCTAAATATGAGGTTCATTTTTTTGACTTTTTCAGTGATTTTTTAATATTTACACAGAAGATCTTTTGGCCAACTCTCTTGCAAAAA is from Halobacteriovoraceae bacterium and encodes:
- a CDS encoding tyrosine-type recombinase/integrase — translated: MDDLIILDSKNLENVKQKADLETTISHFLKNFLSDNTRMAYTTDFYDFAAFLNLQGIRLKGPHEINMGHIIDYRDSLDGVYAPNTIHRKLSSLSSLFNKLVNAKLMSENPVLGVDRPKAIAIRDKTGLSDAEIDQICEFYDGKTIQSLNNKAILTFLSYTGCRISEAINVRVSDIREKNDVRVVLIHGKGSKIRKIPIHPKLWSVLKELMRRREKIEDDYIFTAVQKNIASPIRRHSVHAMLKKTLMSLGMDIDKTLHSFRRGVISNLLENGHRIESVAEVSGHSNINTTKGYLVREEKIEDNPLLSLNFKKS
- a CDS encoding helix-turn-helix transcriptional regulator, translated to MKIDFNSKTNLLYFYFKTGVPNRGRETENEDILAFVQKGTDDIIGYEVDGAYQNYNYMMNHLKLSLKEKLAITLVLERSKAGNSQEEFAEILGIGLSTYKSIEKAMANTGIETLEKILEILPSNRLKGIFISKQHSQSA
- a CDS encoding DUF4160 domain-containing protein, which gives rise to MGKVFWHDHFEVYVFSRDHNPPHCHIYFPKKSNYKGFLKIDLQNFEVIDLEGISKKDFKLIQNFLTEERIKILMDEWERFHGKED
- the tnpA gene encoding IS200/IS605 family transposase; protein product: MRHGRHCTFLLHAHLVFVTKYRRVCFTSRVLDHLKEVFNSVCSDFEAELVEFEGEGDHVHLLVNYPPKVTLSKLVGSLKGVSSRYIRESNYPEIRKKLWGNALWSPSYFAGSCGGAPLEVIKQYIEQQDRPH
- a CDS encoding transposase, with product MEKINLAYKFKLNPSESQIEIFSSWAGTCRFLYNLCLEHRILSWTQYRSSINYYDQANELKDLKSCEGFEWIKDSPAQILQQSLKDLDKAFKSFWRSGFGFPKYKKKGIGDSFRFPDAKQFSVRKVTRKKAFVKLPKIGEVAFRLSRKIEGKIKNATIKKEVDGWYIAFCSEKHLEIPYNNLPTVGIDRGISETLVLSSRDDCLRNLKFTLPKNCHILRERIKVLQKRLRLKKKFSQSWKKVNNKIRKLHSKIASIRHDFLHKASSYIAKNHSYVTLEDLKIKNMSKSAKGTLETPGKNVAAKSGLNREILFQGWGIFALQLSYKCEWNGGHLELVNPKFTSTRCSECLYNNKMNRKNKHFECLNCGHKEDADLNAAKNINRVGRTQRDCGGVGIGQTVEAVTPTVH
- a CDS encoding helix-turn-helix transcriptional regulator, producing MKDILDLLVPEDTTSGEIVRAYRKGFGMTLKDLEKITGIKMNNLSAIENDRVELTVKSATKIAAALGAHPQDLLFPNGDFKKSKEIKKIERSREKFLRQKDAI
- a CDS encoding DUF4935 domain-containing protein, which encodes MEILSIDTSVFFKDNFNVGSTKYLKLLQLARHHHIKLLIPDIVQKEVHGHLKNKIHSAINDLNKFSQSASILKNLDNDFSYFFKKYNEEELFQKIKEFFNFFIEQMSAETIDTSNICSSEIINNYFEGKPPFKNSNKIKTTSNDKRFEFPDAIILSSLEQWANNNDSIVNLISVDSGWEEFASNKNCFTCFKTVEQFIENSLDRINIVPSIVKSLLDQKDQDVCKRIVEDISFNYHFFCINYDAEVIDTHSFKITNLDLSTVDFEIGDNVGVAIFSGTLSFKAEVEYGDPDSMFRDPDDRELYYRQKITQTLTRETPIEGEVNFYLDDNLNDCTIDSVTVSKPTDSIQINLEEDYF
- a CDS encoding transposase is translated as MEKINLAYKFKLNPSESQIEIFSSWAGTCRFLYNLCLEHRILSWTQYRSSINYYDQANELKDLKSCEGFEWIKDSPAQILQQSLKDLDKAFKSFWRSGFGFPKYKKKGIGDSFRFPDAKQFSVRKVTRKKAFVKLPKIGEVAFRLSRKIEGKIKNATIKKEVDGWYIAFCSEKHLEIPYNNLPTVGIDRGISETLVLSSRDDCLRNLKFTLPKNCHILRERIKVLQKRLRLKKKFSQSWKKVNNKIRKLHSKIASIRHDFLHKASSYIAKNHSYVTLEDLKIKNMSKSAKGTLETPGKNVAAKSGLNREILFQGWGIFALQLSYKCEWNGGHLELVNPKFTSTRCSECLYNNKMNRKNKHFECLNCGHKEDADLNAAKNINRVGRTQRDCGGVGIGQTVEAVTPTVH